Proteins encoded within one genomic window of Bacteroides sedimenti:
- a CDS encoding metallophosphoesterase: MRTRRFAWMATLFFTLLLCMLNLITAKAQSAGTGVDPNVVMLDDFENGSTSRWTPRPGARGEKMSFELMNAANGDLVRFGNYALKVNIDFTDAQVNQTLTAQISPGTSGAALQIPGNASGGKKLGMWVYATPGVQGMWFRIATRPIGATSGTTPTDLSSAINWTGWRYVQCNLPAGHEFHPDGIRLLTLKGYANYFANGYIIVDNIRVTNQSFSEDLIPPAIISLTGNGTNLTGAFTTSQIDLSAEFNDTSTPSSGINYNSIHMTVDGYVFKTGDAGFTVNQETNTVSLKGMNLSNGTHNVVVHVEDNFGHITTKTGTFTVEASDGKSTAVTAASAAQAQVGNPFEIKINTNNSKDVKELELVLELNNIGSVDAVNGVTFASSAQAGSSYNFNPRNGYLTISLKNDITTDAVETLATIKVNISKNSNPTDVLRCSPVSAKAVYADNALSLFTLFKAFTRNVSATYDFTVNKRIVGIPGEVLVTDLNGGLLSGATVYALNAAMTEVVASAVTGADGVASGMNFTNTAQDVNIYAEKDGQFTYTKLIRTLNPLLTNVPSYVRSGTTLDPKTSKTITWVTNPIQSAEPAIMKLAKQSEGEGSFKEYTGTTKILEYNALVSNGVAKGNSVTVNNLEPGTTYLYQVGDGITWSPTMEFTTTTDTKKFSFSAFGDLQAASNEGMNRFIAAAKSIEAMPVKPLFNLNVGDIVDSDDRYDYYSYYGYMFNQCKGFAGIDMISAYGNHEYMGNADADNSKFVNGHHRVVPSANYDAQLVGTGTYATEYGNMLVISLDWAHKGGASVNAILTEQAKWLEDILSKTDKTWKIVTMHYPLFPYESTPGSQSILAPVLDKYNVQLMLCGHGHTFERVQVYNGNYLVPATDKRTFNPVIGGTLYFQLGDMTSTGQSGRWINCEVDGKKMTVTSRDASNNVVANECFTLYASPLSEYAVTFNTVNENGTLTATVDGTEITSGKQITEGKNIVFKAIPSNGFKVKEWKLNDTVVNGIDSVSYTLSDLSAAATVTVEFDKATGIEDLFVPNLNIYPNPFEQMLHITGAENCTLRVMDVAGAVVHIQKITGADEIIPLKQLLPGVYFFRVEKDGQTKTIKVIKK; the protein is encoded by the coding sequence ATGAGAACACGAAGATTTGCCTGGATGGCAACACTGTTTTTTACGTTACTACTTTGCATGTTAAATTTGATAACGGCAAAGGCGCAATCGGCAGGTACCGGAGTTGACCCAAACGTCGTCATGCTCGATGATTTTGAAAACGGAAGTACATCAAGATGGACTCCTCGTCCTGGCGCTCGAGGAGAAAAGATGAGCTTTGAATTAATGAACGCTGCAAATGGAGATCTTGTACGTTTTGGCAACTATGCGTTAAAAGTTAATATTGACTTTACTGATGCTCAAGTGAATCAAACGCTCACTGCTCAAATCAGTCCGGGTACATCGGGTGCTGCACTTCAAATACCCGGTAACGCCTCAGGTGGTAAAAAACTCGGTATGTGGGTTTACGCCACACCAGGAGTGCAGGGTATGTGGTTTAGGATCGCGACGAGACCTATAGGCGCTACTTCGGGCACAACTCCTACTGATTTATCGAGTGCTATCAACTGGACCGGATGGAGATATGTGCAGTGCAATTTGCCGGCCGGGCATGAGTTTCATCCAGATGGAATCAGGTTATTAACGCTTAAAGGATATGCAAATTATTTTGCGAATGGTTACATAATTGTTGATAATATTCGCGTTACGAATCAGTCTTTTAGCGAAGACTTGATCCCACCAGCAATAATCAGCTTAACAGGGAACGGAACTAACTTAACCGGGGCATTTACAACAAGTCAAATTGACCTGTCTGCTGAATTTAATGACACAAGCACTCCTTCAAGTGGAATTAACTACAACAGTATACACATGACTGTAGATGGGTATGTTTTTAAAACGGGTGATGCTGGTTTTACTGTAAATCAGGAAACCAACACTGTTTCACTCAAAGGCATGAACCTGTCAAATGGAACGCACAATGTGGTGGTACATGTGGAAGATAATTTTGGACATATTACAACAAAGACAGGAACATTTACCGTAGAGGCTTCAGATGGAAAGAGTACCGCTGTAACTGCTGCATCTGCCGCCCAAGCGCAAGTCGGTAACCCGTTTGAAATCAAAATCAACACCAATAACTCAAAAGATGTAAAGGAGTTGGAACTTGTTCTGGAACTGAATAATATTGGCTCTGTCGATGCAGTAAATGGTGTAACGTTTGCCAGCTCGGCTCAGGCAGGTAGTAGTTATAATTTTAACCCCAGAAACGGATATTTGACGATAAGTTTGAAAAATGATATTACTACTGATGCAGTGGAAACGCTTGCGACGATCAAAGTAAACATCTCAAAAAATAGCAATCCTACTGACGTGCTTAGATGTTCCCCAGTTTCTGCAAAGGCTGTCTATGCTGACAATGCATTATCGTTGTTTACTTTATTTAAAGCTTTTACAAGAAATGTATCAGCAACTTATGATTTTACTGTTAACAAACGCATTGTAGGGATACCCGGAGAAGTATTGGTAACCGACCTTAACGGAGGTCTGCTGTCAGGGGCTACGGTATATGCTCTCAACGCTGCCATGACAGAGGTAGTCGCCTCTGCTGTAACCGGTGCAGACGGTGTTGCGTCGGGTATGAATTTTACGAATACAGCGCAAGATGTTAATATATATGCAGAAAAAGACGGCCAATTCACCTACACAAAATTAATACGGACGCTGAATCCGCTTCTGACAAACGTTCCTTCCTATGTCAGATCCGGTACAACGCTTGATCCGAAAACTTCAAAAACCATAACTTGGGTGACCAATCCTATCCAATCGGCCGAACCTGCCATTATGAAGCTGGCGAAACAGTCTGAAGGAGAGGGCAGTTTCAAGGAATATACCGGCACAACGAAAATACTCGAATACAATGCATTGGTAAGCAACGGTGTAGCCAAAGGCAACTCAGTGACTGTTAATAACCTAGAACCTGGTACAACCTATCTCTATCAGGTAGGCGACGGAATAACCTGGTCGCCCACTATGGAATTTACGACAACAACGGATACTAAAAAATTCTCGTTTAGTGCATTCGGCGATTTACAAGCAGCGTCAAATGAGGGGATGAATCGTTTTATAGCAGCTGCTAAGAGTATAGAGGCAATGCCTGTGAAGCCATTATTCAACCTTAACGTTGGGGATATAGTTGATTCCGACGACCGTTATGATTACTATTCGTACTACGGATATATGTTCAATCAGTGTAAGGGTTTCGCAGGCATCGACATGATATCCGCTTACGGAAACCATGAATATATGGGCAACGCCGATGCAGATAATAGTAAATTTGTTAATGGGCATCATAGAGTTGTGCCGTCAGCCAATTACGACGCTCAATTAGTGGGTACAGGCACTTATGCGACGGAGTACGGCAACATGCTTGTTATTTCTCTGGATTGGGCTCATAAAGGCGGCGCATCAGTAAATGCTATTTTAACAGAACAGGCAAAATGGTTGGAAGATATCCTAAGCAAGACCGACAAAACCTGGAAGATTGTGACAATGCACTATCCGTTATTTCCCTATGAATCTACTCCTGGATCACAGTCTATATTGGCACCTGTATTGGATAAATATAACGTGCAGTTGATGTTATGCGGACACGGTCATACTTTCGAGCGTGTACAGGTTTATAATGGCAACTATTTAGTTCCTGCTACTGATAAGCGCACCTTCAATCCGGTAATTGGCGGTACTCTCTATTTCCAACTTGGAGATATGACCAGCACCGGCCAAAGCGGTAGATGGATCAATTGTGAGGTAGACGGCAAAAAAATGACAGTTACATCCAGAGACGCTAGTAATAATGTAGTAGCCAATGAATGCTTTACTTTATATGCATCACCTTTAAGCGAGTATGCGGTAACATTCAATACTGTGAATGAGAACGGTACACTAACCGCCACTGTGGATGGTACTGAGATAACCAGCGGCAAACAAATAACCGAAGGCAAGAATATAGTATTCAAAGCAATTCCGAGCAATGGATTCAAGGTAAAAGAATGGAAACTTAATGATACGGTTGTAAACGGAATAGACAGTGTTTCCTATACACTTTCTGATCTGTCAGCAGCCGCAACAGTAACGGTCGAATTTGACAAGGCAACAGGTATTGAAGACCTTTTTGTACCGAATTTGAATATATATCCGAATCCGTTTGAGCAGATGTTGCACATTACAGGCGCTGAAAACTGCACATTACGAGTAATGGATGTAGCAGGCGCGGTAGTACATATTCAAAAAATAACAGGTGCTGATGAAATCATTCCTTTAAAACAGTTGTTACCTGGTGTATACTTTTTCCGTGTTGAAAAGGATGGACAGACTAAAACAATAAAAGTAATAAAGAAATAA
- a CDS encoding CTP synthase, which translates to MGETKYIFVTGGVASSLGKGIIASSIGKLLQARGYKVTIQKFDPYINIDSGTLNPYEHGECYVTVDGHEADLDLGHYERILGIQTTKANNITTGRIYKSVIDKERRGDYLGKTIQVIPHITDEIKRNIKFLGNKYKYDFVITEIGGTVGDIESLPFIESMRQLRWELGNSALCVHLTYVPFLAAAKELKTKPTQHSVKQLQELGVQPDILVLRSEHNLSDSLRKKVALFCNVEDRAVVQSIDVPTIYEVPLKMQEQKLDETILSKMGLPIGDKPNMDSWKEFLARRAKATEVVRIGLVGKYVELQDAYKSILESLSQAATYNDRKLKIEYIQSEKLTDANIAEKLANVDGVVICPGFGPRGVEGKFVAAKYTRENNIPTFGICLGMQSIAIEFARNVLGYTDANSVEMDENTTHNVIDIMEEQKAITNMGGTMRLGAFECVLDKSSKTYEAYKKEHIQERHRHRYEFNNDYKAEFEEAGMKCVGINPESDLVEIVEIPTHRWYIGTQFHPEYSSTVLHPHPLFVSFIKAAINK; encoded by the coding sequence GTGGGAGAAACAAAGTACATCTTCGTCACAGGAGGAGTTGCCTCTTCATTAGGTAAAGGAATTATTGCATCATCGATTGGTAAGTTACTTCAAGCAAGAGGATATAAGGTGACAATCCAAAAATTCGATCCTTATATCAATATTGATTCAGGAACACTTAACCCGTACGAACATGGAGAATGTTATGTCACTGTTGACGGTCATGAAGCTGACCTTGATTTAGGGCATTACGAACGTATTCTGGGTATTCAGACAACCAAAGCCAATAACATCACAACCGGACGCATCTATAAAAGCGTAATTGATAAAGAGCGCCGTGGTGATTATCTGGGCAAAACAATTCAGGTAATACCTCATATTACCGACGAAATTAAACGGAACATCAAATTCCTTGGTAACAAATACAAATACGATTTTGTTATTACAGAGATCGGAGGAACTGTAGGTGATATTGAATCTCTTCCGTTTATTGAAAGTATGCGTCAACTTCGTTGGGAACTAGGAAACTCAGCACTTTGCGTGCATTTAACTTATGTTCCTTTCTTAGCTGCCGCCAAGGAATTAAAAACAAAGCCTACTCAACACTCTGTTAAGCAATTACAAGAGTTGGGAGTTCAGCCGGATATTTTAGTACTGCGCAGCGAGCATAACTTAAGTGATAGTCTAAGAAAGAAAGTTGCACTATTCTGTAATGTAGAAGATAGAGCAGTGGTTCAGTCTATTGACGTGCCAACCATTTATGAGGTGCCACTTAAAATGCAGGAACAAAAACTTGATGAAACCATTCTCAGCAAGATGGGACTTCCAATTGGTGATAAGCCAAATATGGATTCTTGGAAAGAGTTCCTTGCCAGAAGAGCCAAAGCTACCGAAGTGGTTAGAATTGGATTGGTTGGCAAATATGTTGAATTGCAGGATGCATATAAATCAATTCTGGAATCTCTTTCTCAGGCAGCCACATACAACGATCGCAAGCTGAAGATTGAATATATTCAGAGTGAAAAACTTACTGATGCAAATATTGCTGAAAAACTTGCAAATGTTGACGGTGTAGTTATCTGTCCGGGATTTGGTCCAAGAGGTGTTGAAGGAAAATTTGTTGCGGCTAAATATACCCGTGAAAATAATATTCCGACATTTGGTATCTGTCTGGGTATGCAAAGTATCGCAATTGAATTTGCTAGAAACGTACTTGGATATACCGATGCAAACTCCGTAGAAATGGACGAGAATACGACTCATAACGTGATTGATATCATGGAAGAACAAAAAGCAATCACAAATATGGGTGGAACTATGCGTCTGGGTGCATTTGAATGTGTTCTGGATAAGAGTTCAAAAACTTACGAAGCATACAAGAAAGAGCATATCCAGGAACGCCACCGTCACCGTTATGAGTTTAACAATGACTACAAAGCAGAATTTGAAGAAGCCGGAATGAAATGCGTGGGTATTAATCCGGAATCAGACCTGGTAGAAATTGTGGAAATCCCAACACACCGTTGGTACATTGGTACACAGTTCCATCCGGAATACAGCAGCACAGTGCTTCATCCGCACCCGCTGTTTGTATCATTCATTAAAGCCGCTATAAACAAATAA
- a CDS encoding prolyl oligopeptidase family serine peptidase — MSAALMLAGSATIEAAVEGNEPLIGKSDIVIKGGRMTPEALWAMGRIGGFNVSPDGKKIVYTVAYYSVSQNKSNREVFVMNADGTENKQITRTSFNENEAVWFKGGTKIAFLSTESGSSQLWEMNPDGSERKQLSSFDKDIEGFSFSPDGKKVLFISQVKYGTTTADKYPDLPKASGLVVEDLMYKHWDEWVTTVPHPFVADFDGSSLGNITDIMAGEPYESPMKPFGGIEQLAWDTKGENIAYTSRKKTGIAYALSTNSDIYIYNLASKQTKNITEGMMGYDTNPQYSPDGKYIAWQSREHDGYESDQNCLFVMNLATGEKKFVSKAFESDVDGFIWNSDSKNLFFTGVWHATAQIYKVDSEGKKLQKLTDGVHDYAAIKLNGKQLIATRHSMSMGDEIYAVSMKGEAKQLTFENKHIYDQIEMGKVEERWIKTTDGKDMLTWIIYPPKFDPNKKYPTLLYCEGGPQSPVSQFWSYRWNFQMMATNDYVVVAPNRRGLPGFGNKWNEEISGDYGGQCMKDYFSAIDEMAKEPFVNADKLGCVGASFGGFSVYWLAGHHNKRFKAFIAHDGIFNMEQQYLETEEMWFANWDMGGAYWDKSNATAQRTFANSPHKFVDKWDTPILCIHGEKDYRILASQGMSAFNAAKLRGVPAQLLIYPDENHWVLKPQNGILWQRTFAAWLDKWLK, encoded by the coding sequence ATGTCAGCAGCACTTATGCTTGCCGGATCTGCTACCATTGAAGCGGCAGTAGAAGGTAACGAGCCTCTGATCGGGAAATCCGATATAGTAATTAAAGGTGGACGTATGACTCCCGAAGCACTATGGGCAATGGGACGAATCGGGGGTTTCAACGTATCGCCCGACGGCAAGAAGATTGTCTATACGGTAGCCTACTACAGCGTTTCTCAGAACAAAAGCAACAGAGAAGTATTTGTAATGAACGCCGACGGAACGGAAAACAAACAAATAACCCGAACCTCTTTCAATGAGAATGAAGCCGTTTGGTTTAAAGGCGGAACGAAGATTGCATTTCTCTCCACAGAAAGCGGAAGCAGCCAGCTATGGGAGATGAATCCTGATGGTAGCGAACGGAAACAACTGTCCAGCTTCGATAAGGATATCGAAGGCTTCTCGTTTTCACCCGATGGTAAAAAAGTACTTTTCATCTCGCAGGTCAAGTATGGCACTACAACGGCCGACAAATACCCGGACCTTCCTAAAGCAAGCGGGTTAGTTGTAGAAGACCTGATGTACAAGCACTGGGATGAATGGGTAACTACCGTTCCTCACCCATTCGTGGCAGATTTCGATGGTTCGTCCCTCGGTAACATAACCGATATCATGGCCGGAGAGCCTTACGAATCGCCAATGAAACCTTTCGGAGGCATTGAACAACTAGCATGGGACACAAAAGGAGAAAATATAGCTTATACTTCTCGTAAGAAGACTGGTATAGCGTATGCTCTTTCCACCAACTCGGATATTTACATCTACAATCTGGCAAGCAAACAGACCAAAAACATAACCGAAGGAATGATGGGATATGACACTAATCCACAATATTCTCCTGATGGTAAATACATTGCATGGCAAAGCAGGGAACATGACGGCTATGAAAGTGATCAGAACTGTCTATTCGTTATGAATCTGGCTACCGGTGAAAAGAAGTTTGTAAGTAAGGCCTTCGAATCGGATGTAGATGGCTTTATCTGGAACAGCGATAGCAAGAATTTATTCTTCACCGGCGTATGGCACGCCACAGCACAAATTTACAAAGTTGATAGCGAAGGCAAAAAACTGCAAAAACTGACTGATGGTGTACACGATTATGCCGCTATTAAACTAAATGGCAAACAATTGATTGCTACCCGTCATTCCATGAGCATGGGCGATGAAATTTACGCCGTTTCCATGAAGGGCGAAGCCAAACAGCTTACCTTTGAAAACAAGCACATCTACGATCAGATAGAGATGGGAAAAGTGGAAGAACGCTGGATTAAAACTACCGATGGCAAAGATATGTTAACCTGGATTATCTATCCTCCTAAGTTTGATCCTAACAAGAAGTACCCTACCCTGCTCTATTGCGAAGGTGGTCCGCAATCACCGGTAAGTCAATTCTGGTCATACCGCTGGAACTTCCAGATGATGGCAACCAACGACTATGTTGTTGTTGCTCCCAACCGTCGCGGCTTGCCGGGATTTGGCAATAAATGGAACGAGGAGATCAGCGGTGATTACGGTGGTCAATGCATGAAAGACTATTTCTCGGCTATCGATGAGATGGCCAAAGAACCGTTTGTTAATGCAGATAAACTGGGATGCGTTGGTGCCAGCTTCGGAGGATTTTCCGTTTACTGGTTGGCCGGACATCATAACAAACGCTTCAAGGCATTCATTGCTCACGATGGTATTTTCAACATGGAACAGCAATACCTGGAAACAGAAGAGATGTGGTTTGCCAACTGGGATATGGGTGGTGCTTACTGGGACAAGAGCAATGCCACTGCACAACGCACCTTTGCCAACTCTCCACATAAGTTTGTAGACAAGTGGGACACACCTATTCTCTGCATTCACGGAGAAAAGGATTACAGAATCCTGGCTTCGCAGGGAATGTCCGCATTCAATGCAGCCAAACTCAGAGGGGTTCCCGCACAGCTGCTTATCTATCCGGACGAAAACCACTGGGTGCTTAAACCACAGAACGGCATACTTTGGCAAAGAACCTTTGCAGCATGGCTTGATAAATGGTTGAAATAG
- the yidC gene encoding membrane protein insertase YidC, with protein sequence MDKNTIVGFVLIVALLIGFTFLTRPNQEQQIAQKRYQDSIEALATKEAAKKAEAAAALENETEKQSADSTATFFQATKGNESFTTIENDLVKLTFSNKGGRVYSAMLKKYNGQDKKPLVLFDKDDVKMNFCFYNKKEVIETENYYFQTVNKTDTSLTMRLAANESSYIDFTYTIHKGNYMVDFTVKATGMADKLSPSVNYMDIVWNQKLRQAERAFKNENRYAYLMYKLDGAETEHLSEMKEDKSSVTGRLKWVGYKTQYFSSVFIADQNFEKSELKSKLETEGSGYLKDYASNMTTFFDSKGTQATKMHFYFGPNHYKTLKAFDAGKSDRDKLELDQLVPLGWSFLRWINKVFTINVFDWLTSLGLSMGMVLLFMTIIVKIVIFYFTYKSYMSSARMRVLKPQIDIISSKYPKKEDAMKKQQETMALYGKYGVSPMSGCLPMLLQMPIVIALFMFVPSAIELRQQSFLWADDLSTYDAFIQWNTHIPFIGNHISLFCLLMSLANILNTKFTMAQQDTGQQQMPGMKAMMYVMPVMFIFILNDYAAGLNYYYLVSTLISIFIMIGLKKFTDEEKLLAVLEANKKNPKKKAGLMGKLAQMQEEQERLYNERTKKAKRK encoded by the coding sequence ATGGATAAAAACACCATAGTGGGATTCGTTTTGATAGTTGCCTTGCTGATAGGATTCACCTTTCTGACAAGACCAAATCAAGAACAACAAATTGCTCAGAAACGCTATCAGGATTCCATTGAAGCCTTAGCCACCAAAGAGGCAGCAAAGAAAGCTGAAGCAGCCGCTGCATTAGAGAATGAAACTGAAAAACAGTCGGCCGATTCAACAGCCACCTTCTTTCAGGCGACTAAAGGAAATGAAAGTTTTACAACTATCGAAAACGATTTGGTAAAACTGACTTTCTCAAACAAAGGAGGACGTGTTTATTCAGCCATGCTGAAGAAGTATAACGGACAAGATAAAAAACCGTTAGTTCTTTTCGATAAAGATGACGTTAAAATGAACTTCTGCTTCTATAACAAGAAGGAAGTTATTGAAACAGAGAACTATTATTTCCAGACGGTAAACAAGACCGACACTTCACTTACCATGCGTCTGGCAGCTAACGAAAGTAGCTATATTGATTTCACATATACTATACACAAAGGCAACTACATGGTTGACTTCACAGTTAAGGCTACCGGTATGGCCGATAAGCTTTCGCCTAGTGTAAACTACATGGATATCGTATGGAACCAAAAACTGCGTCAGGCCGAAAGAGCCTTTAAAAATGAAAACCGCTACGCTTATCTGATGTATAAGTTGGATGGTGCAGAGACAGAACATCTTTCTGAAATGAAAGAAGACAAAAGCTCTGTAACAGGCAGACTGAAATGGGTTGGTTACAAAACCCAATACTTCTCGTCTGTATTTATCGCCGATCAGAACTTTGAGAAAAGCGAGTTGAAATCAAAGCTGGAAACTGAAGGCAGCGGATATCTGAAAGATTATGCATCAAACATGACTACTTTCTTTGATTCGAAAGGTACTCAGGCTACTAAAATGCATTTCTATTTCGGTCCGAACCACTACAAGACACTTAAAGCCTTCGATGCCGGCAAAAGCGATCGTGACAAACTGGAACTTGACCAGCTGGTTCCGCTGGGATGGTCATTCCTTCGTTGGATTAACAAAGTGTTTACCATCAATGTATTCGACTGGCTTACAAGCTTAGGACTCAGCATGGGTATGGTTCTGCTGTTCATGACCATTATCGTGAAAATCGTAATCTTCTACTTCACTTACAAATCTTATATGTCGTCTGCCAGAATGAGAGTTCTGAAACCGCAGATAGATATTATTAGCAGTAAGTATCCGAAGAAGGAGGATGCAATGAAAAAACAACAGGAAACAATGGCTCTTTATGGCAAATATGGTGTTAGCCCGATGAGTGGTTGCTTGCCTATGTTGCTCCAAATGCCTATTGTTATCGCACTCTTCATGTTTGTACCTAGTGCAATCGAATTGCGTCAGCAAAGTTTCCTTTGGGCCGATGACCTTTCAACATACGATGCCTTTATCCAATGGAATACTCATATTCCGTTTATTGGTAATCACATCAGTTTGTTCTGTTTGTTGATGTCGCTGGCAAACATTCTGAATACGAAGTTCACCATGGCTCAGCAGGACACCGGACAGCAACAGATGCCGGGTATGAAAGCCATGATGTATGTTATGCCGGTTATGTTCATCTTCATCCTGAACGATTATGCAGCTGGTCTTAACTATTACTACCTTGTATCAACACTAATCAGCATCTTCATAATGATTGGATTGAAGAAGTTCACCGATGAAGAAAAGTTGCTGGCTGTGCTAGAGGCTAACAAAAAGAATCCGAAAAAGAAAGCCGGATTGATGGGTAAGCTAGCTCAGATGCAGGAAGAGCAGGAACGTTTGTATAACGAAAGAACGAAAAAAGCAAAACGAAAATAA
- a CDS encoding DUF6600 domain-containing protein, with the protein MKKQIQIFILMLVLTTSCASFYTETSDQQTNVSFQVFYDQLSPYGQWVDYSNYGYIWIPYARENFAPYSTNGYWALTQYGWAWISDYNWGWATFHYGRWGFDDALGWFWIPGYDWGPAWVNWIQADGYYGWEPMGPGVGINFVFDRRYDRYHDHWCFVRERDFGRRNISRYYVNRSDHERIIGNSRIIDRTYTDKKRRTTYVYGPDRESVQRVTGTRISPFNIKETNKPGQEIRKRDLQIYRPRINRNSDTRDVVPSRVIKQDDVKRRIPGRDIPNKEVTPINKPIVKPENREMPPNRINEQPIQRRDINKPSRTPESTPPERNKSERQRDIINTRPTQNQNVSPDRNSTRERPQKATERQEKSKPERSANPKRE; encoded by the coding sequence ATGAAAAAACAGATTCAAATCTTCATTCTGATGTTAGTATTGACTACTTCATGTGCTTCATTTTATACTGAAACATCAGATCAGCAAACAAATGTTAGTTTTCAGGTCTTCTACGACCAGCTGAGCCCTTATGGCCAATGGGTTGACTATTCAAACTATGGATATATCTGGATTCCTTATGCAAGAGAAAACTTTGCTCCGTATTCAACCAACGGTTATTGGGCTCTGACACAATATGGCTGGGCGTGGATATCCGATTATAACTGGGGTTGGGCTACATTTCACTATGGTAGATGGGGATTTGATGATGCATTAGGTTGGTTCTGGATACCAGGATATGATTGGGGACCTGCTTGGGTAAACTGGATTCAGGCAGATGGTTATTATGGATGGGAACCGATGGGGCCGGGAGTTGGTATTAACTTTGTATTTGACAGAAGATATGATAGATATCACGATCATTGGTGCTTTGTGAGAGAAAGAGATTTCGGAAGAAGGAATATTTCCCGATATTATGTGAATCGTTCCGACCATGAAAGGATAATTGGAAACTCCAGAATCATAGACCGAACTTATACTGACAAAAAACGGCGTACAACTTATGTTTATGGGCCTGACAGAGAGTCCGTTCAAAGAGTGACAGGAACCAGAATAAGCCCATTTAATATTAAAGAAACCAATAAGCCCGGGCAGGAAATCAGGAAGAGGGATTTACAGATATACAGACCTCGGATTAACAGGAACAGCGATACAAGAGACGTTGTTCCATCACGTGTAATTAAACAAGATGATGTAAAACGACGTATTCCAGGAAGAGATATTCCAAATAAGGAAGTTACTCCTATCAACAAACCAATAGTAAAACCTGAAAATAGAGAAATGCCTCCAAATAGAATAAATGAACAACCGATTCAACGTCGTGATATAAATAAACCTTCCAGGACTCCCGAATCAACCCCACCTGAAAGGAATAAGTCTGAAAGACAACGAGACATAATAAATACCCGACCTACGCAAAACCAGAATGTCAGTCCAGATAGAAACAGCACTCGTGAAAGACCTCAAAAAGCCACCGAACGACAGGAAAAGAGTAAGCCAGAAAGAAGTGCTAACCCAAAAAGAGAATAG